TTATATATATTAGATAACAACCCGCTAATCCAATAGGAATAAAAATGTGTTTCCAATTGGACTCAAATTTCTTTTTGAGAATTAAATACGTTCTTAAAACTAAAACTGCAAAAAAATACCATAGTGTTATAGTTGCATTTTGTTCGTGCCGTTCAATTATTTCATTCAGCAAATTTGTTTTTCCTTTGTAGAGAAATTTTGCTGCCTCATGTGCTTGATTTCCAGTCAACACTGCAATTACCGCCGTTACAATTCCTACAATTAAAATTATATATGCCGATTTACTCAAGTAATTTTTCTTAAGCAGAAGACCAAACACTTCAAGAAAAAAATATAATATAAATAATACCACAGGAAAGTGAACGATGCGCGGATGAAGTTCAGCTAAAAATTCCATTTGTAGTTTTTCTTTTGTCTGTTACTATAATCAACTCAATTCAAATATATGATAATGAACCCAATATTCAAAAGCTCACATATTTACCCACATAAAACACTTCCGCCGTTTACATTAAGAATTTCACCATTGATATGTCGTGCTAAATCAGATGCAAGAAATAAAGTTGGTCCTGCAATATCTTCGGCAGTTGCAATTCTTCCAACGGGAATCCCTTTCCTGATACTTTCTTTATAATCTTTATCAGCAAAAACATCATCGTTCATTTCTGTATCAACCCAACCTGGAGCTATGGAATTTACGGTTATATTATTAGAAGCCAATTCCACAGCAAGAGATTTTGTGAATGAAATCATACCGCCCTTTGAAGCAGCATAATGAGAATGAAATGCTTCTCCACGCTGCCCGGCAGTTGATGTTATTAAAATTATTCTTCCAAATTTATTTTTCTTCATGTAAGTAGTTACAGCTTTGCAGAATAAAAATGTTGAAGTGAGATTTACTCGTATGAGTTCGTTCCAATGATCGAGCGTCATTTTTTCAAGAGTTCCGTCATTCCAGATCCCGGCATTATGAACGAGCACATCTATCTTTCCAAAATCTTTAGCAACTTTTTTTACCATTTCAAAAATTTCTTTCTCGGATTCCATATCAACACAATAAGCTTTAACATTTTTACCAAGTTCTTTTTCTAACTTTTCTGCTTGTGATTTTGCACTCTTAAAAGTAAAAGCAACTTTGCTGTTCGCTTTCAAAAATAATTTTACACATGCTTCCCCTATTCCTCTGGAACCACCGGTTATAATTGAAACTTTGTTCGATAGATCTATCATTTCAATACCTCACCTTAAATAAGAATAATCCTTTAGCTGGTACAGATTCATCCGCTTCTTCTCTATTTTTTTCTTTGAGAACTTTTAATAAATAATCTTCACCAAGTTTTCTTTCAGCAGCAAATATAAGTGTTCCAATAATTGTTCTTGCCATTCCATGCATAAACCGATTTGCCGAGATATAAAAAGTTGAGATAGTTTTTCCTTTGTGCCAAATAATATCTTTAACCTCACAAGTTTTGTCTTCAATCTCAATATCCTTTCTTGAGAAAGATGTAAAATCATGTGGACCTAATAATGCTTTTGAAATTTTGTTGAGGTATTTGAAATCAAGTTTCGAAATGGAAGGAAAATAATAAGAGTAATTATTATAGAATGGAGATTTGTGATCGCAAAAAAGATAAATGTAACTCCGGTTCTTGGCATCAAACCGGGAATGAAAAGATTCATCCACTTTTTCCATTTTCAGAACTGAAATGTCATTCGGCAAAATAGAATTAAGCGAATAACGGAATCTATAAAGATCTAATTCGCTTTCAATTCTGAAATTAGCTACTTGTCCAAAAGCGTGTACACCGGTATCTGTTCTGCCGGATCCGATTAGATTAATTTTTTCTTTCAGAATAACTTCGACGGCATCAACAATTTTTTGCTGAACACTAACAGCATTGCTCTGGATTTGCCATCCCGAATAATTTGTTCCGTCGTATTGGATTAATAATTTGTAATTATTCAATTTGAATTAATTCTTGTTCAATCCAAAATTATGAAAATTCTTCGATGGTTGTTAGTATAAAGGTGAGAATTGTCAGTGGTCATTAATCGGATTAATGACCACTAACTATATCATTAAAATGATTTTACAAAATTAAAAGTTATCGAAGTCGGTAGGGTTGGATGATTATTCAAACCAACAGAAACATTCCAGCTAACTTCTTGCGAAAGATTTTTATTGTAAGCAGAAACCAACCTAACAGCATTAACGGCGCTGATCAAACGGTTAAGTATTAAAGCACCAACAACAAACCTAACATTAGTATAAGCGGATTCGCTTGAAGACCATAAATCATGGTACTCTTTGCGTTGATCATTATCGTTCCATTTCCAATAGTATGATGCAACGTTATAAGTTTTATCAAAATTGCGATTTAATTCCATAGCAGTATTATAATCACCTATACTTTGGTAGATTCCAATGTTAGCAAAATATTCTGCTTCTTTACCGCTGAGATTGACTCCGCCTTTTGATTCGGCGAATGATTTGTAATCATTCTCTTTCCATTTACCATAGATTTCAAATCCGGCAAACGCTCCCCAAAGAACACCATCGGCAATTGTAAAATATTTTCCGCTATCATAATTCCCGGCATATAGTTCGCCCATTCCTGGCAATAACATAGAATATAAAATTGCCAGCGCTGGATTTTTCTTCTGGTTATCAGATACTTGATACTGGATGCTGGATGATGGATGATGGATGTTACTAGCTGAAAGCTGATTGCTGATAGCTGATAGCTGTTTTAATTCGATGAGACTTTTGGTTTGTTCGCTCTGCGCAAATGATATTGATGAAACAAGCACAACAAGAGAGATAATGTTTTTCATTTTCAACCTGCCTGAATGTTTATTGATTCATTAATTGAAATATTCTCTGTTGTACAAATATTTTCATCAACCTCCTTGATTTTTACCTTCACAAATTTATTAATTAATTCATGATCAAACGAATGTTTTACACGGACATAATTTGATGAGAATCCTTTCATCATTCCGTTATGATCTTCGTGTTCGAAAAGTATTGTTAATTCTTTTCCAACCATTTTTTGATAGAATTCGTGTTTTTTCTTTTCGCTCAAAATTCTAAGCATATTACTGCGCCGCTTCCGTTCAATAGGATCAACAGAATTTGCCATCTCAATTGCTTTTGTTTCCGGTCGTTCAGAATAAGTAAACACATGCAAATACGAGATCGGTAAATCTTTTAGAAAATTATATGTCTCAAGAAAATTTTCCTCCGTCTCTCCGGGAAAACCGACGATGACATCAACACCAATTCTAAGATCATTAACTTTTTCAACAGCTTTATAAATTAATTTTTCATAATCCTCAACTTTGTAACGACGTTGCATTAGTTTTAATATCTCACCGCATCCGCTTTGTAACGGAATATGAAAATGATTGCACATTCTTTCATCCTTCGCGGTCAAATCTAAAATTTCATCGGTTAGAAGATTAGGTTCGATTGAACTGATTCGAATCCGGTAATCACCATCTACTTTCAACATTTTTTTAAGAAGTGCATACAAATCAATATCAAAAGAATTTCCATAATCGCCAACATTAACACCGGTTAAAATTATTTCTTTGTATCCGGCTTTCAATAATTGTTTAAACTCATTAATTACTTCTTCCGGACTTGCACTTCTGCTCTTACCGCGTGCTAAAGGAATTGTACAGAATGAACATTTATAATCGCATCCATCTTGAATTTTGAAAAATGCTCTTGTGCGGTTATCTGCATCGGTTGAATAAGAAGGATTGAATGAATCCAAATTTTCTGTCGGAGAAATAAAGATGCATGATAATTCCTTCTTCTCAAAATTTTCCAGATAAGAGAACAGATTAAATTTTTCATTACTGCCAAGTACTGCATCAACTCCATCTATCTTTGCAATTTCATAGGGACGAAGTTGAGCATAGCATCCGGTAACAACAATAAATGAATTCGGATTATTTCTTAGCGCACGGCGAACAATTTGCCGGCATTCACGATCTGCATTATCCGTAACAGTGCACGTGTTGATCACAAATACATCTGATTTTTCTTTTTCATCAACAATACTGAATCCATGTTTCAGAAATTGCTGCCCGATTGTTGAGGTTTCAGAAAAATTAAGTTTACAACCTAATGTATGGAAAGCTACTTTGGACATGATCTCAATCATTAAATTTATAATTGATATTTATTTATTGTTAGTGGTCAGTTGATGGTTGTCAGTTATAAAATATAAAACACAACCGACCACTGACAACTTTCCAAAAACAAAATGGGCTGCATCCAATCTAAAAACAAATTTGATTAAATACAGCCCGAATATTTCTATTACAGTTAATAGCCAATGGCTAAAAGCTATTCATCTTTCTTCTTCTCTTCCGCCGGTGGAGCAGGAACTTGCGGTTGAGGTTTTGTATCCTCGTATAAATTAAAATCTGATGAATCGAATTTACCGGCATCCGCTTGTTTCAAATCAGCAGCTGTAACTTTTTCCAATTTGAAATCGGTAATGTATTTGGAAATTTCTTCATCTGATTTTTCTTTTAATGCTGCAAGTGCACTAAGAACAATTTTCTTATTCTCTTTATCGAACTCAACTACTTTCAATTCAAGTTTTGTTCCGATTGGAAAACAGAAAGAAAGATTTTTGATCTTAGAAGTAGAAAGTTGTGTCGCCGGAATAAATCCGTCAACATTCAATGGAAGTTCAGCAATCAATCCTTTTTCGATTATGCGGACAATCTTTCCATCGGAATTCTTTCCAATTGCATATTCTTTCTCAAAATTATCCCAAGGATTTGCATTGATTTGTTTATGTCCGAGAGAAATTTTTCTTGAATCCGTATCAACACCAAGAACAACAACATCAATCTTATCGCCTTTCTTAACAACTTCACCGGGATGACGGATTTTCTTGGTCCATGAAAGATCACTGATGTGAACTAATCCGTCAATACCTGGTTCGAGTTCAACGAACACACCAAAGTTTGTCAGGTTGCGT
This portion of the Ignavibacteriales bacterium genome encodes:
- the fabG gene encoding 3-oxoacyl-ACP reductase FabG; protein product: MIDLSNKVSIITGGSRGIGEACVKLFLKANSKVAFTFKSAKSQAEKLEKELGKNVKAYCVDMESEKEIFEMVKKVAKDFGKIDVLVHNAGIWNDGTLEKMTLDHWNELIRVNLTSTFLFCKAVTTYMKKNKFGRIILITSTAGQRGEAFHSHYAASKGGMISFTKSLAVELASNNITVNSIAPGWVDTEMNDDVFADKDYKESIRKGIPVGRIATAEDIAGPTLFLASDLARHINGEILNVNGGSVLCG
- the truA gene encoding tRNA pseudouridine(38-40) synthase TruA is translated as MNNYKLLIQYDGTNYSGWQIQSNAVSVQQKIVDAVEVILKEKINLIGSGRTDTGVHAFGQVANFRIESELDLYRFRYSLNSILPNDISVLKMEKVDESFHSRFDAKNRSYIYLFCDHKSPFYNNYSYYFPSISKLDFKYLNKISKALLGPHDFTSFSRKDIEIEDKTCEVKDIIWHKGKTISTFYISANRFMHGMARTIIGTLIFAAERKLGEDYLLKVLKEKNREEADESVPAKGLFLFKVRY
- the mtaB gene encoding tRNA (N(6)-L-threonylcarbamoyladenosine(37)-C(2))-methylthiotransferase MtaB; the protein is MSKVAFHTLGCKLNFSETSTIGQQFLKHGFSIVDEKEKSDVFVINTCTVTDNADRECRQIVRRALRNNPNSFIVVTGCYAQLRPYEIAKIDGVDAVLGSNEKFNLFSYLENFEKKELSCIFISPTENLDSFNPSYSTDADNRTRAFFKIQDGCDYKCSFCTIPLARGKSRSASPEEVINEFKQLLKAGYKEIILTGVNVGDYGNSFDIDLYALLKKMLKVDGDYRIRISSIEPNLLTDEILDLTAKDERMCNHFHIPLQSGCGEILKLMQRRYKVEDYEKLIYKAVEKVNDLRIGVDVIVGFPGETEENFLETYNFLKDLPISYLHVFTYSERPETKAIEMANSVDPIERKRRSNMLRILSEKKKHEFYQKMVGKELTILFEHEDHNGMMKGFSSNYVRVKHSFDHELINKFVKVKIKEVDENICTTENISINESINIQAG